A genomic segment from Nicotiana tabacum cultivar K326 chromosome 7, ASM71507v2, whole genome shotgun sequence encodes:
- the LOC107817927 gene encoding large ribosomal subunit protein uL14x/uL14z/uL14y-like, with product MSLGLPVAATVNCADNTGAKSLYIISVKGIKGRLNRLPSACVGDMVMATVKKGKPDLRKKVMPAVIVRQRKPWRRKDGVFMYFEDNAGVIVNPKGEMKGSAITGPIGKECADLWPRIASAANAIV from the exons ATGTCACTGGGTTTACCGGTGGCGGCTACAGTCAACTGCGCCGATAACACTGGAGCTAAGAGCCTTTACATAATCTCAGTAAAAGGTATAAAGGGTAGGTTGAATAGGTTGCCATCAGCTTGTGTCGGTGATATGGTGATGGCTACTGTAAAGAAAGGGAAACCTGATTTGAGGAAGAAGGTTATGCCTGCTGTTATTGTTAGACAGCGCAAACCTTGGCGACGAAAGGATGGTGTTTTCATGTACTTTGAAG ATAATGCTGGTGTTATTGTGAATCCCAAGGGAGAAATGAAAG GTTCTGCTATCACTGGTCCAATTGGAAAGGAGTGTGCTGATTTATGGCCAAGGATTGCGAGTGCAGCTAATGCAATTGTCTGA